Proteins found in one Triticum urartu cultivar G1812 chromosome 4, Tu2.1, whole genome shotgun sequence genomic segment:
- the LOC125553506 gene encoding probable CCR4-associated factor 1 homolog 11 — MNPAAGMFPVFPPPPPPPFHHTFPMQPPPYFYHAPMSPVWASWPVPVRSVWASNFKHESANLCHVARRAQYVAVDVHYPGVVHHPGKDHNALTVEERYALVKANVDDLKPLQVGIALYDSHGGYIAAWEFNLRDFRPHADPRDENSLAYLAGRGLDVGALRDHGVSADMLSKKLFESGLVGARRGRSRSWITYAGAYHVAYLLKVVTGGAALPRDVAGFNGAVRRYLGDQVYDVVRMAADCPAMPIGLEHIADYLGFHPPLGSPRLAAAASVHALQVFMRLKYVELGGDVRKYRGLLKGLH; from the coding sequence ATGAACCCGGCCGCCGGTATGTTCCCAGTgtttccgccgccgccgccgccacctttCCACCATACGTTCCCGATGCAGCCCCCGCCGTACTTCTACCATGCACCCATGTCGCCGGTATGGGCATCGTGGCCAGTCCCTGTGcgctccgtgtgggcatccaacTTCAAGCATGAATCGGCCAACCTCTGCCACGTCGCCAGGAGAGCCCAGTACGTCGCCGTCGACGTGCACTACCCGGGCGTCGTCCACCACCCCGGCAAGGACCACAACGCCCTCACCGTGGAGGAGCGCTACGCCCTCGTGAAGGCCAATGTCGACGACCTGAAGCCGCTGCAGGTCGGCATCGCGCTCTACGACAGCCACGGCGGGTACATCGCCGCCTGGGAGTTCAACCTCCGCGACTTCCGCCCCCATGCCGACCCGCGCGACGAGAACTCCCTCGCGTACCTCGCCGGCCGCGGCCTCGACGTCGGCGCGCTCCGCGACCACGGCGTCAGCGCCGACATGCTAAGCAAGAAGCTGTTTGAATCCGGCCTGGTCGGCGCTCGGCGTGGGCGATCGCGGAGTTGGATCACCTACGCCGGGGCCTACCACGTCGCGTACCTGCTCAAGGTCGTCACCGGCGGGGCCGCCCTGCCGCGAGACGTGGCCGGGTTCAACGGCGCCGTGCGGCGTTACCTCGGCGACCAGGTCTATGATGTCGTCAGGATGGCGGCCGACTGCCCGGCCATGCCGATCGGGCTGGAGCACATCGCCGATTACCTCGGCTTCCATCCGCCGCTGGGGAGCCCTCGCCTCGCAGCTGCTGCCAGCGTGCACGCGCTGCAGGTCTTCATGCGGCTGAAGTACGTAGAGCTCGGCGGCGACGTGCGAAAATACCGGGGTCTTCTTAAAGGCCTGCACTAG
- the LOC125550581 gene encoding probable U3 small nucleolar RNA-associated protein 7 isoform X2, whose amino-acid sequence MSYRALVPCRAHTRAAESAIAACRRHKRCSACFATTGPRPRQRRRRRHRPSLAPPPPPSLPRRRLRCRPTPSLQAPAPLRSAGSPARRRRPSPGAYTFRVSRMGIATEEDPKEMKNHQNSVDEMEMKVVRFSRGKAANLSALRDKKLKGQLTGKEKLIGISAKAAAQAEKWFLPIEGGYLEPEGLEKTYRYTQEQIRGDVDISSKRKPFDMILPELGPYTLEYTSNGRYMIVGGRKGHIGMMDMLSMNLIKEFQVRETVRDVAFLHNEQLFAVAQKKYPYIYNHHGTEIHCLKEHGKALKLQFLDKHFLLASINSFGQLHYQDMSTGEMIANHRTGLGHTDVMRVNPYNAVIGLGHADGKVTMWKPTSVKPLVTMLCHNGHVTAVAFERGGHLMATAGLDKKIKIWDLRKYEVVHTHAARAESLDFSQKGLLAASDGSLVEIYRDAGGHDYKVYLKHRMVKGYQVGKVLFRPYEDICSIGHSTGFSSILVPGSGEANFDTFVENPVETAKQRREREVHALLNKLQPETVMLNPNMIGNVRQPKKKENKTKKEVEEEIEDAVEAAKSTKVKNKTKGRSKPSKRAKKKEEEVLRAKRPLLDQYNEIGGHPDKKQRVGDKAELPKALQRFAKNKQS is encoded by the exons ATGTCCTATCGTGCCCTAGTTCCCTGTCGTGCCCACACCCGAGCGGCCGAATCAGCCATCGCAGCGTGCCGCCGCCACAAGCGCTGCTCTGCCTGCTTCGCCACCACAGGCCCTCGCCCTCgtcagcgccgccgccgccgacacaGGCCCTCGCTAGCCC CTCCGCCACCACCCTCCCTTCCTCGCCGTCGCCTCCGCTGCCGCCCCACGCCTTCCCTCCAGGCTCCTGCCCCGCTACGCAGCGCCGGCAGTCCAGCACGCCGAAGAAGACCGTCGCCCGGCGCATATACTTTCAG GGTGAGCAGGATGGGGATCGCTACCGAGGAAGATCCCAAAGAGATGAAGAACCACCAAAACTCCGTGGATGAAATGGAGATGAAGGTGGTCAGGTTTTCGCGGGGGAAGGCTGCTAACTTGTCG GCTCTGCGTGATAAGAAATTGAAAGGGCAGCTCACCGGAAAAGAGAAGCTAATCGGAATATCTGCCAAAGCTGCTGCGCAGGCTGAAAAG TGGTTTTTACCTATCGAGGGGGGCTACTTGGAGCCTGAAGGTTTGGAGAAGACATATAGATATACGCAGGAACAGATTCGTGGTGATGTCGACATTTCGAGTAAAAGAAAACCATTTGATATGATCTTACCTG AACTTggtccttatactctagaatacACCTCAAATGGTCGGTACATGATCGTAGGTGGGAGAAAAGGTCATATTGGTATGATGGATATGTTGAGTATGAATCTCATCAAGGAGTTTCAG GTGAGGGAAACTGTGCGCGATGTGGCATTCTTACACAATGAGCAACTCTTTGCAGTCGCCCAGAAGAA GTACCCCTACATATACAATCATCATGGCACAGAAATTCACTGTTTGAAG GAACATGGCAAAGCGCTGAAACTTCAGTTTCTGGATAAACACTTCCTCTTGGCATCGATAAACAGCTTTGGGCAGCTCCACTACCAAGATATGAGCACCGGCGAGATGATTGCAAATCACAGGACAGGTCTTGGGCATACAGATGTTATGCGGGTAAATCCGTACAACGCTGTCATCGGCCTTGGGCATGCTGATGGCAAAGTTACCATGTGGAAGCCAACCAGCGTGAAGCCACTTGTCACAATGCTGTGCCATAATGGCCATGTGACTGCTGTTGCATTCGAGAGGGGTGGTCATCTTATGGCAACTGCAGGTCTTGACAAGAAGATTAAGATTTGGGATCTCAGGAAGTATGAGGTTGTGCATACACACGCTGCACGAGCTGAGTCCTTGGATTTCAGCCAGAAGGGGTTGTTGGCCGCCAGTGATGGATCTCTAGTAGAGATATACAGGGATGCTGGGGGCCATGATTATAAAGTTTATTTGAAGCATAGGATGGTAAAGGGATATCAGGTCGGTAAGGTTTTGTTCCGCCCTTACGAGGATATCTGTTCGATTGGGCACTCCACGGGGTTTTCTTCCATTCTCGTTCCTGGATCAGGCGAGGCCAACTTTGATACCTTTGTTGAGAACCCTGTGGAGACTGCCAAgcaaaggagggagagggaggtgcaTGCTCTCCTCAATAAGCTTCAGCCGGAGACTGTGATGCTTAACCCAAATATGATCGGTAACGTGAGACAGCCAAAGAAGAAAGAGAACAAGACCAAAAAAGAAGTCGAGGAGGAGATTGAAGATGCGGTGGAGGCCGCCAAGAGCACGAAGGTGAAGAATAAGACCAAGGGCAGGAGCAAACCCAGCAAGCGGGCcaagaagaaggaagaagaggTCCTCAGAGCCAAGAGGCCTCTACTGGACCAGTACAATGAAATCGGTGGGCATCCCGACAAGAAACAGCGGGTCGGCGACAAGGCCGAGCTGCCAAAGGCCCTGCAGCGGTTTGCCAAGAACAAGCAATCATGA
- the LOC125550581 gene encoding probable U3 small nucleolar RNA-associated protein 7 isoform X1, with product MGIATEEDPKEMKNHQNSVDEMEMKVVRFSRGKAANLSALRDKKLKGQLTGKEKLIGISAKAAAQAEKWFLPIEGGYLEPEGLEKTYRYTQEQIRGDVDISSKRKPFDMILPELGPYTLEYTSNGRYMIVGGRKGHIGMMDMLSMNLIKEFQVRETVRDVAFLHNEQLFAVAQKKYPYIYNHHGTEIHCLKEHGKALKLQFLDKHFLLASINSFGQLHYQDMSTGEMIANHRTGLGHTDVMRVNPYNAVIGLGHADGKVTMWKPTSVKPLVTMLCHNGHVTAVAFERGGHLMATAGLDKKIKIWDLRKYEVVHTHAARAESLDFSQKGLLAASDGSLVEIYRDAGGHDYKVYLKHRMVKGYQVGKVLFRPYEDICSIGHSTGFSSILVPGSGEANFDTFVENPVETAKQRREREVHALLNKLQPETVMLNPNMIGNVRQPKKKENKTKKEVEEEIEDAVEAAKSTKVKNKTKGRSKPSKRAKKKEEEVLRAKRPLLDQYNEIGGHPDKKQRVGDKAELPKALQRFAKNKQS from the exons ATGGGGATCGCTACCGAGGAAGATCCCAAAGAGATGAAGAACCACCAAAACTCCGTGGATGAAATGGAGATGAAGGTGGTCAGGTTTTCGCGGGGGAAGGCTGCTAACTTGTCG GCTCTGCGTGATAAGAAATTGAAAGGGCAGCTCACCGGAAAAGAGAAGCTAATCGGAATATCTGCCAAAGCTGCTGCGCAGGCTGAAAAG TGGTTTTTACCTATCGAGGGGGGCTACTTGGAGCCTGAAGGTTTGGAGAAGACATATAGATATACGCAGGAACAGATTCGTGGTGATGTCGACATTTCGAGTAAAAGAAAACCATTTGATATGATCTTACCTG AACTTggtccttatactctagaatacACCTCAAATGGTCGGTACATGATCGTAGGTGGGAGAAAAGGTCATATTGGTATGATGGATATGTTGAGTATGAATCTCATCAAGGAGTTTCAG GTGAGGGAAACTGTGCGCGATGTGGCATTCTTACACAATGAGCAACTCTTTGCAGTCGCCCAGAAGAA GTACCCCTACATATACAATCATCATGGCACAGAAATTCACTGTTTGAAG GAACATGGCAAAGCGCTGAAACTTCAGTTTCTGGATAAACACTTCCTCTTGGCATCGATAAACAGCTTTGGGCAGCTCCACTACCAAGATATGAGCACCGGCGAGATGATTGCAAATCACAGGACAGGTCTTGGGCATACAGATGTTATGCGGGTAAATCCGTACAACGCTGTCATCGGCCTTGGGCATGCTGATGGCAAAGTTACCATGTGGAAGCCAACCAGCGTGAAGCCACTTGTCACAATGCTGTGCCATAATGGCCATGTGACTGCTGTTGCATTCGAGAGGGGTGGTCATCTTATGGCAACTGCAGGTCTTGACAAGAAGATTAAGATTTGGGATCTCAGGAAGTATGAGGTTGTGCATACACACGCTGCACGAGCTGAGTCCTTGGATTTCAGCCAGAAGGGGTTGTTGGCCGCCAGTGATGGATCTCTAGTAGAGATATACAGGGATGCTGGGGGCCATGATTATAAAGTTTATTTGAAGCATAGGATGGTAAAGGGATATCAGGTCGGTAAGGTTTTGTTCCGCCCTTACGAGGATATCTGTTCGATTGGGCACTCCACGGGGTTTTCTTCCATTCTCGTTCCTGGATCAGGCGAGGCCAACTTTGATACCTTTGTTGAGAACCCTGTGGAGACTGCCAAgcaaaggagggagagggaggtgcaTGCTCTCCTCAATAAGCTTCAGCCGGAGACTGTGATGCTTAACCCAAATATGATCGGTAACGTGAGACAGCCAAAGAAGAAAGAGAACAAGACCAAAAAAGAAGTCGAGGAGGAGATTGAAGATGCGGTGGAGGCCGCCAAGAGCACGAAGGTGAAGAATAAGACCAAGGGCAGGAGCAAACCCAGCAAGCGGGCcaagaagaaggaagaagaggTCCTCAGAGCCAAGAGGCCTCTACTGGACCAGTACAATGAAATCGGTGGGCATCCCGACAAGAAACAGCGGGTCGGCGACAAGGCCGAGCTGCCAAAGGCCCTGCAGCGGTTTGCCAAGAACAAGCAATCATGA